Proteins from a single region of Argopecten irradians isolate NY chromosome 7, Ai_NY, whole genome shotgun sequence:
- the LOC138327165 gene encoding tripartite motif-containing protein 3-like, protein MQSRKQTIAQQIEDSFLCCTICLQPFDQPKALQCLHTFCEKCLDDYCKQYLSRFEGSTVFPCPVCRQDITIPPNGVSGFPYNHLITSLKDAVRSSARPDSFHSNRIPSANSERGERRPISTKASRPSTKCSARFGRFGEKDAEFNNISGLTVHPLGDIVVADCGKNVITIMGFNGIAKHSFSCKCSIRDVAVSRSGSLLVTVSQSDGAVLHEYSLDGRFIAQYGDKYAQENPFGVVVTNRNKVVVSGMSKNRIFIFNDRRKQTHWFGEAGDTLEQFLFPYYVTVNSRDDVIIADSGNHRIKVTKMDGKLKFSFGSQGSKNGKMFNPMGVCVDYLDNIYADGLHPTMKATPHA, encoded by the exons ATGCAGAGTAGAAAGCAGACTATAGCCCAACAGATTGAGGATTCATTCCTATGCTGTACGATCTGTCTACAACCGTTCGATCAGCCGAAAGCCCTTCAATGTCTTCATACTTTCTGTGAAAAATGTCTGGACGATTACTGTAAGCAGTACCTATCTCGCTTTGAAGGTTCCACTGTGTTCCCCTGCCCAGTCTGCAGACAG gATATAACGATTCCACCGAATGGAGTTTCCGGATTTCCATACAACCATCTTATAACTAGCCTGAAAGATGCAGTCCGATCAAGTGCTCGACCAGACAGCTTCCATTCCAACCGAATTCCAAGTGCAAATTCTGAGCGAGGGGAACGCAGACCCATTTCAACTAAAGCTTCTCGACCGAGCACAAAATGTTCCGCACGGTTCGGAAGATTCGGCGAAAAGGACGCAGAATTTAACAATATATCCGGCTTAACTGTGCATCCATTAGGGGATATCGTGGTGGCAGATTGTGGAAAAAATGTTATAACTATCATGGGGTTTAATGGGATAGCTAAGCACAGTTTCAGCTGTAAATGTTCCATACGGGATGTCGCAGTTTCCAGATCCGGATCTTTGTTGGTAACTGTAAGCCAATCGGACGGTGCTGTTCTTCATGAGTATTCATTAGATGGTAGGTTCATTGCCCAATATGGCGATAAATATGCTCAGGAAAACCCGTTCGGAGTTGTCGTTACTAATCGCAACAAAGTGGTAGTATCAGGAATGTCAAAAAATcggatttttattttcaatgacCGACGAAAACAGACACATTGGTTTGGTGAAGCCGGTGACACATTGGAGCAATTCCTCTTCCCCTATTACGTCACCGTGAACAGTCGTGATGACGTCATCATAGCAGATAGTGGAAATCATAGGATCAAAGTGACCAAAATGGACGGAAAATTGAAATTTTCGTTCGGATCACAAGGTTCAAAGAACGGCAAAATGTTTAACCCCATGGGTGTGTGTGTTGACTACCTAGATAACATTTACGCTGACGGCTTGCACCCGACTATGAAGGCTACCCCCCACGCATAG